The Desulfococcus multivorans DNA window ATTTCCAACGTCCTGTTCCTCCGGATGTGGCTGGCTACACTTCCACGCCATTGACCACAAATTTTGATGTCTCCCCCACCATGCTGGGTGATCCACAAAACATTATTAAAGGAGAACGTTTAACGAAATATTGGTGGCGAGCGATGAGTGCCGAAAAACTAGACATACTCATCGGCGAAGCCCTGGAACGTAATCCAACCCTGATGGCTGCAGAGGCTACTTTGCGTCAGGCGCAGGAACTTTTTGCGGCGAGGGCTGGTTCGACACTTTATCCACAAATAGATGGTAACTTGGGTGGCCAGCGTCAACGCTTCAATCCTGGAACATTAGGACAAACCGGAGAAGCACGGGAATTCAGTCTCTACAACGCTGGTATAGGTGTTCGATATACATTTGACTTGGCCGGAGGTAATCGTAGGGCGTTGGAAGCTCTGGCTGCCCGGAGCGATTATCAGCAGTTCCAATTAGAAGGTGCTCGTTTGACATTGGTGGCAAATATTGTAACAACAGCCATTACTCAGGCCAGTCTGAAAAGGCAGACTGGAATAATAGAAAACATCTTGAAGTCTCAGGAAAACCAACTGGAATTAACCCGGGAACGCATTCGTCTTGGTCATGAAGAACCGGACGATGCGTTAGCCTTGCAAACACAGTTGGAGCAAACGCGCGCTAAACTACCGCCGTTACGTTATCAACTTCAACAAAACGACCATTTTTTGGCCGTTCTTGTGGGTAAAGCTCCAGGAGAGAGTCTGCTGCCGTCGTTTACCTTGGAGGATTTTACCCTACCGCCGGAGTTGCCGTTATTAATTCCCTCTGAACTGGTGCATGCAAGGCCGGATATTCTCGGCGCTGAAGCGTTGCTGCATGCCTCTAATGCAGAATACGGGGTTGCAATATCGAAACTATATCCCCAACTCAACCTTAGCGCCGATCTTGGATCGCAGGCACTGACGACCGGGGCGTTGTTCGGCGGTGGTTCCGCTGTTTGGAGTTTGGTAGGGCAACTGACACAACCCCTGTTCAATTCAGGCTTGCCCGCTGAAAAGAGAGCGGCTCTTGCCGCCTTCGATGCGGCTGCGGCAAACTACCAGTCGGTCGTTCTGGAAGCTCTTCGCAACGTAGCTGATGTATTGCGGGCATTGGAGAATGATTCAAAAAGGCTGGAGGCTCTTTCTGCCGCTGATTTCGCTTCTGAGAAGTCTTTAGAGTCAACACAGCGTCGGTATAGACTTGGAGCAACCAGCTATTACGATCTGCTTATCGCACAACAACAACGTCTTCAGACTGAACTCGATCTAACAGAAGGCCAGGCCAAACGTCTGGTCAACACTGCTGCTTTTTACCAGGCGATGGGTGGTGGTTTATGTGACATTGCCGGAAACGCTGGAGTTGTATCGAAGGCTCAAAGCGCAGAGCGGAAGGCCTCGCGATAGTTCTGGAGTATCTGCTCGCGGTACTTCTCCATCTGTTAGCGACGGCGTGAAAATGATGCAAATATGGCGGTTTAAAAATGCAGGGCGTCTCATGGGCGAGGCGAAGCCGCCAGCACCATTTTTGGCGTCGGCGGGCGGGCTAAAGGCGCAAGGCTTTCAAGCAGGCCTGGACCAGCAGATCGTCCACAGCTCGAAGCGGCGCAGCGGGCGTTGAAAGCCGAGCTGATGGCCTGTCTGGGGGGCAAGACATGAGCGAATCGCATTTGACAACTCCGGAATATCGCGACTGGCTGAAGAACATTAAGCAGCGGTTGCGGCAGGCGCAACTGAAGACGGCTGTGCAGGTGAATACCGCCCTGCTGACCTTTTACTGGGAGCTGGGCACGGACATTGTGGAGCGCCAGAAGTCGGCCAAATGGGGCAGCGGGTTCCTGAAGCAGTTGAGCGCCGACCTGATGGCGGAATTTCCGGACTTGGCGCAGAACACCGGACGATGAATGGAGGTTACCGTATGACGTACAACAACCACGAT harbors:
- a CDS encoding DUF1016 N-terminal domain-containing protein — protein: MSESHLTTPEYRDWLKNIKQRLRQAQLKTAVQVNTALLTFYWELGTDIVERQKSAKWGSGFLKQLSADLMAEFPDLAQNTGR